GTAGGTTTTTTCAGTTGCTCATATGTTGCATTTTTGGCCAGTGCCCTCGGCGTACCACTTCACGGTAGGCCTATATGATCTGGAGAACACGAATAACAGTATCAGTTATAATGTAGAGGAAGTCATCGTCCATCCGGAGTTTACGAAGATAACGTCGAGCAACGACATTGCTATGCTGCGCGCGGACAGTGACATATCATTTAATGAACCGACGAAAGTCCTTCCTATTTGTTTGCCAAACAACCAAGCAGTAAAGGGTAGCACCATGCAGGAGTTGCTGAACCAGAGAGGCATCCTTGTCGGCTGGGAGCATCCTGAGAACGTTCCATCGAGTAGCgttttgaaatggaaagcacTGACTGTAATCGATTTAGATAGCTGTCGAAGGAAGCTTCCCGAAAAGTTCCACTATGCGTTGGACAACGAAATCTTTTGTACCATTAGGCAGGACATTGGAGCGAACGTTTACccgggtgatggtggcggtggcttaGCATTTTTCCGAGATGGCGTTTGGTATCTCCAAGGACTGTTCAGCTTTGCTCCCAACAAACTCTTGGACAACGGTAAAGTTGGCTTTGATCAAAGTGGCGTCTTTGGCTTCACCGATATCGCACGCTACATTACTTGgattaatttaaacaaatgaaaacggaCCAGCTTCGTCGCGCGATAAATTTTTAATGTATGTATTTTAATGTCAATTTTAAGTGAGAGCTGAAACAGAATATTATTCCATTTATTGCTTTTTCAATGAATAAATACCCGATTGTTAATATGCTTTTTGCATAACTAAATAAGGTACTATTTGCTCCATCCATTGCATTGCTCGTTCTTACTCACTATCATCGTATGCTCATATCATATCAACAACACCGTAACCATTGAAAAACACTATCGACAACGATTATGGATGTCAGAGGTTAACATCCGAAACTACCCGATTGGCCGACTGGTTTTGAGTCGAAAGTGTTGTCTACGTTATTGTTGTGACTGTGACCTGGCTTTGTGCTGATATGGCAAGCATGCTGCCCGTTATTCTCTCATACACCATACGATCGTCACAATCGTACGTAAGTCGAATGCGTAAAGGGTCTGATTCAAATGACCtccttgcttcttcttttaatTTGATAACAAATCAAGCAAAAATCCGTAAAGCCACACCAAACTTGAATTTCCGTCCAAGGTCATAAGATGATGTGTTTTTTATGGACTGTGTTTAGTATGACGAAACAGCAGCATTCCTAGGGTGAAGTAGCAAATCCGATCTTCTGGGTTGAATCTGCTACATTGCAATAAGATGAATCATGATTGTATCATCAACTGAAATGTTTTTTATTCAATCATTAGCTCCAATTTGTTCTCTTGGTTCCTTTTTAAGTTTTTCGGAAAAATACAAATGTCCTTAACATTGTCTAGAATCTGCAAATCGGAAGCGTTGAGTATATGAAAGAAATGAATGATTAACATACTAGCCATTGCTTAACGAGTTCATACgtcatttgttgtttgcttaacGATGTCGGCGCTATTGAGAACCAACGCAGAGTGTTTGCAGCATTCGAAGCAGGATTTTCAGATTTGTGTTACCGTTTACAAAGCGAGAAATCTGGCTGTGCTCAATAAGAACACGTTCGTGATGGTGTCCCTGAATGGCAAGTACAAGCGAACCAGGACAGCATATAAAACGCACTCACCGTACTTCAATGAGGTAAGGTTCAATGTAGACCGCCCTTGGTCCCATAATATCGCTCTGCAACGGTGTTGGCTTCGGTCTAGTATTTTAGTTTTGCTTTGCGAACCACGAAGGAAACGTTACTTGGTAAATGCATACATTTCGGGCTGCACTGCACGGCAATGTGTACTGCGATGAGCTCGTGTATCGGCGAGTTCAGCATTGATCTGAGAACAACCTGGCAACAAAACAGTGAGTTTACATTTTCGAATGGATGTTTAGAtatgatggattttttttaacacaacGTTGGATATTGCATTATTTACCAGATCatggattttttaaaaagtgGATCCCCTTTGAACCCACCACAGCAGGCTCTTCGGCCAATGCTGCGCATGGTTTTCTCATGATTGATCTTTCCATACTAGCCGCTTATGAAAAACCTCGCCCGGTCATTTTCGATGACACCGATTATGACATGATTGAAAAGTGAGTTTTAACAGTGCGACAGCAAGAATGAGTAATATTTTATCATTCTCCAATTTTTAGAAATCTATTGTTACCTGGAGATTCGCACTCAATTCAACAACGAGTGCAGTTCAATTGCAGCGTATTTTGTGGCGAATTTGTTAACAGTTCATCGCACATGATAAGGATTTCTTATGCTGGAATCAATGTATGCTATTGAGGtatcaaatttattttaatagaAACATGGCTGTAACGATTTGAAATGCTTCTAGGGACGCACAAAAACCAGCTCGTATGGTAAAAGATGGCAGTGGAACGAGACAGTATTATTTGGTGGGAGGTTTCCCtcagcaaatgaaaatatgcTGATTGAGCTTGTTACAGCCGACTGTTGCTCCACCACAGCGAAAGCATcgaaaaatatcaattttgCATCCATCTCGAAACGAATCGGTGGAATTGGTAAGTTTCATTGTCCACTCCACTGAGTCCACTGAGATTCTTATGCATTCACCATTGCCCCACAGATCATCTTCCGACAATTGGACCGTGTTGGCTTTACTTTTATTCAGGGCCACAAGATACTCAATATGTGGGAAAGCTATTTATATCGATAACTACGGATGTTACGACGGCTCTTGTTGTCGAATCCCGTAAAGCTCAAACCACTCCAATCTATGATACTATCAAACCATCAAATTACTACGAAGaagaaacatttaattttaccCTCTCCATCGTTAGCGtacacatttttcaaaacataaatACACAAAACCTTTTGATGTATCTTGTGTGGGAAAGCAAGCGATCTAAGGCTGTGAAGGTGAAGATCAGCAAGTTTGCCAACGGGTGTGCCGCAGGCAGACTAAGCGCCATTGATGTTCAACTGACCGTTACCTTAAAGACACCCGATTATCGACACAAATACTTTCTATCCGCTGCAATTTTGAAAGTACAGAAGGGTGTAAAGTTGCTTACGGAAATGCTAAAGCTTAAAAACTTGAAACCAAATGGCGTTGCAGGGTATCGGCGGCTAGATGTTGCTGAGTATTTGAATGTTCTCGAGGCATCGTTCGGAAGTGCTATGCAAGCAGTCAGCCAAGGTATCTACAGAAAGCACACTAAATGGGACCAGCTATATAGAGACCATATCAAGGAACAACTGGTGAGCAGCACTCAGTGCTTGTCGAATTAATTCCCTCAATTCTAACCCTGTTCCTACCTTTGAAGCTAATCCTTAAAGAAAAGATAGTCAATTTGCATTCCCACCAGTTCAAAGATGGTGAGAATTCATCAATTCTGTTGGATGAACTGGAAGAAATTGCTAAACAACTTCATCTGCTTGCACAAAATGTATGGCACCTACATTAGGGAAGATACACATTATTTTCACATCCGGTTATCAAATCTAATGGTATCAATCCCATTCCGTGCAGGAACAAAATCGATTCCCAGACGTTTTACTACACATTTCCCGTCCCAGCAATTCATCACCCGATGCCATTTATCGTTTCGACGCTATCGAGCACCTGGTCCTACCAGCATTTGCCTCCGGCCTAGGCAGCAGTCAAAGCAGTAAACGGTGCACAATTCTCCCGAGATCCCTTGCGTGTACCCATTCGTGCCCGGGTCGTTGTGGTTGCATTTATGCAAAACTGGACTGTTTAATCTCGATTGAAACTGAACAGATCGTCCAGACAGTGAATCCGGCTGATAATCCAGTGATGGACGGTGTTGAGTGTGAAGCGCCGCGAATGAAACAAACAGAAGTCGATTGTAAGATTCATGTACAGCAAGGAAGATTATTCACCGCTTGCGATGAAGCGTACCTATCCGATATGAGGCTAACGATCCTGTTCGAAAACTATGATGCCAATTTCTCGGTATTACTTTGCAGAACATATAATTTTatatccctttttcttttgcttaacacgatttatttttttcatacaGAGAATTGGAAACACTCTCACGCCTCGTTGGGATGAAATGATACAGATGCGAAACGTACCATTTGTTGCAGCAAAAGATGGGGCGAACGGTGGAGTTTATGAGCAGACATGCACTCTCATGTTGGTTCTTCACAGTAATTCTAAACAATCTGTAAGCAGGCTGTTTGGTTCCATTCGTTTACAATTCTAATCATGAGATAATGTAGCATTTTAAGGGACCTTTTGCTTTGGGTTGTCTGGAAACATCATTTATTCGTAATCAATTAATCGATGTTGAGTACACTGGAAGGGACTTTAGCCTAAATCCGTTGAATCATATTTTAAGATGGGTTCCGCTCTACAGCGGCGGTGCCCTAGTGGCTGAAATTCTCTCTTCAGCGATCGTTACGGAGGTGACTTGATATCATTGTTTTTATCAAGAACGTTACTACCATGGTAACCCTTCATATTTCTCGTCCCAGATTCCTAAAGAGCTAAGGACACAAACTGAcgaatttgaatgtttctcTACTAACGGCATACCGCAAGAGATTGCACCGCGACTCCAAACCTATACAATGTTGGTCCACTTCCAAGGACTTCGGCAAATACAGCGAAAACCCTTTGAATCTTTAAAACAACTGCGCGCCGTAGTAGCGATCGGGGATACGAGTATTGTGAGCGGTCTGTCTGGCAGGATTAACGGCTACAGTATGAATTTCCCAGGAGAAGTCGACAGCACATCAGTGGTGAGTGATAATTGATGATGTACCAATTAATCTCGCCTCGTATGTATTTGTGTTTTGCATATTCGATTCTGATCGATTAGGATCTTCCTCTTGAAACGTACTATTGGCCATCAATCATTGTTAAACTGATGGACTGCTCCAGTGCCAGGCAACAGAGAATGGTGGGAATAGCCATCATTAAGAATCCAAAGCAGTTCATTCAATCCGTAACATCAGCTTTTGCAAAGAATCTTCCGCGAGATGCTACAACAATCGATATGTCGGCGGTTGAAAACCGCCCCCTTGGTGCCCCTGGAGGCTTGGGCCTCGACACCACTTGGTGGAGCAAGTTCTACAAGAGTTTACAGCGCGATGAAACGGGGCCGTCATTAATGGTAAGTGCTGATAAAAGACACCCTCCCACATTGACTCtttatgttcttttttgtAGATATTTGATAGAGAGCTCGAGAATGTTGGTAAGTTTTCTGCATTCAAGGATTGGAGTCATAGCTTTGCACTGCAAAAAGTCAAACACTCCGCTCGCCCAGAGCCTTCTCCCGATCTTTACGCGATAATGAAGTGTAAGATATCGCTGATACCCACCGATGGAACAGTAGGGTAAGTACAGCATCTGCAGCATAACTTGTGATCTCCTTCCTCACACATCGATACTTGTAGATTCAAACCACCGACCATGATGGCATCGTCTGCGGTCACAAGCATCGTAGTTGTGGTGTACGTAGTCCAAGCATTAAACCTTACTTCGCGCGACATCATGTCCGATTCGGATGCGtacattttcctttcatttggTGACCAGTGCGTTCGCGATCGGGCTTACTACGTTCCCAACCAAGCATCCCCCGTGTTTGGACGCCGTTTCGAGTTGAAGGGAACACTTCCAAGGTTAGCATCCTAGTCTTATCGCCAGTCCTCAGGAACTATTATTTAATCCGTCATTCGCAGGGATCAAATGCTAAAGCTTTCCATCTATGACCGTGATTACGCCACACCGGACGATCTCATCGGCAGTACGTACATCGATATCGAGGATCGCCACCACAGCCAGCACCGGCCAGGTTTTGGGCTACCGAAGGTGTACAACACCGTCGGCCACAACCAGTGGCGACACCAGCAGAAACCATCTCAAATGCTGAAAGCCTACCTTTGCCAACACAACCTTCCGGAGCCGGTGATCGATGGGGATAGGATTGTTATCGGTTCGATCGAGCTAAAGGCCACCGAACTGGATCCGTATGAATCGCAGGTGGAGCAGCTGTGCCTACTGGCATTACGCAACCTAGAACGCATTCCCGGTGGACACTGCTTGACACCGGAGCACGTCGAAACGCGTTCACTGTATCATCCGTCCCGAGGTGGCATCGAGCAGGGCAAAGTTCAGCTGTGGGTCGAGGTgtacgaaccgaacgaacc
This sequence is a window from Anopheles darlingi chromosome 3, idAnoDarlMG_H_01, whole genome shotgun sequence. Protein-coding genes within it:
- the LOC125955548 gene encoding myoferlin, which translates into the protein MRWVPLYSGGALVAEILSSAIVTEIPKELRTQTDEFECFSTNGIPQEIAPRLQTYTMLVHFQGLRQIQRKPFESLKQLRAVVAIGDTSIVSGLSGRINGYSMNFPGEVDSTSVDLPLETYYWPSIIVKLMDCSSARQQRMVGIAIIKNPKQFIQSVTSAFAKNLPRDATTIDMSAVENRPLGAPGGLGLDTTWWSKFYKSLQRDETGPSLMIFDRELENVGKFSAFKDWSHSFALQKVKHSARPEPSPDLYAIMKCKISLIPTDGTVGFKPPTMMASSAVTSIVVVVYVVQALNLTSRDIMSDSDAYIFLSFGDQCVRDRAYYVPNQASPVFGRRFELKGTLPRDQMLKLSIYDRDYATPDDLIGSTYIDIEDRHHSQHRPGFGLPKVYNTVGHNQWRHQQKPSQMLKAYLCQHNLPEPVIDGDRIVIGSIELKATELDPYESQVEQLCLLALRNLERIPGGHCLTPEHVETRSLYHPSRGGIEQGKVQLWVEVYEPNEPHPRPLDITPQPPQPYELRLIVWNTAAVVLEERNIFGTEMSDIYVKCWLQELAEAQRTDVHYRSLTGEGNFNWRMIFPFRYSPADGMMVIRRKKAFYEQFDTELKFPPVLTVQIWDNDSFSADDFLGTLELNLARLPVPARTADRCGKPPPSRQGLSLPRSARNDGNRERFINLFDREQQHQSVRGWFPLYGHHVRRRSSESRRQRMAPPTAGTRNDDNTPRGITMTGKIELELELLSQQEASQSPCGMGRKSPQQLPEPARPEISFHWLQQPGKTFQRLLWPRVRKSALYVGAIVAIVLLLYGLLVNLPSLLLFPASSRSSTIVVNESRASVLSAQQQAEAAPNR